The Paenibacillus dendritiformis region AAGCTGTATCTGGATTATGAGGATGTCGGCTTCGACGGCATCGAACGGATGTATCAGGAAGAGCTTCGGGGGCTGAACGGAGTGAAGAAGTTCCCCGTCAATGTGGCCAACCGGGTCATCGGGCCGATGGAAGTGACGAAGCCGCAGCGCGGCAATGACATTCATCTGACGATCCACCGGGATATTCAAAAAGCGACCGAAGAGGCGATTATGCGGACGTTGGAGAAAATCCGCAATTCGACCAACCGCTCGGAGCGTGCGCCGAACGCCCGCACCGGCTTCGCGGTCGCGATGGAAGTCGAGACGGGCCATGTCGTATCCATCGCCAGCATGCCGGATTATAATCCGGATGTATGGAAGAACGGCTCGATCAGTCCCGAGAACTATAAAAAATATCAATATTATTTGTTGAATGGGGCGATCCGGGACGTGCCGGCTCCCTACGAGGACAATGACGAGCGCATGAAGCATCCTGGCTCGGTCGTCTATCTCGGCTCGACGATGAAGCCGTTGACCGTCTTGATTGGTCTCCAGGAGAAGCTGTTCTCGCCTGGCGAGACCTATCCCGACTACGGGTATGCCGAGATCGGGCGCGCCGGGTCAGTCCGGCGGATCTGGAATTCGGGCAATGCGTCCTTCGGACCCATCAGGGCATCGAGGGCCCTGCAAGTGTCGTCGAACTCCTTCATGATCGACATGATCGGCAAGCGGCTCTACAGCCTGCCGACCGTCAATGGCAGGAACGGCCTCACGATCTGGGATGAGTACATGGAGGCGTTCGGTCTCGGCGTGCTGACGGGCAGCGGCCTGCCGCTTGAGCAGCCGGGGAGGAAGGATTACCTCATTGACGCCGAACAGAACAGCGCCCAATCCGCGCTTGCCGGAGCATCCTTCGGACAGATGGGCAAATATACGACGCTGCAGTTGGCCCAGTACGCCGCGACGCTGGCGAACCGCGGCGAGCGGATTAAGCCCCAGCTCGTCAGCAAGATTACCGATGGGAACGGACAGGTAATCCGGACCTTCGGCCGTGAAGTGCTGAATCAGACGAAGATTGAGGATGAATACTGGCGCATTGTCGAGGATGGCATGTCCAAAGTGACTGCGCATGGTTTTGACGGCTTCCCGTATCCTTATTACCGGAAGACGGGCACCTCGCAGCAGCAAGGGGTGAACGGAGAAATGCTCGACAACGCGGTGTTCATCGCTTATGCGCCGCAGGATAAGCCGAAGCTCGCCGTAGCGGTCGTCGTTCCGGAGGGAGGATTCGGCGCCTACGGAGCCGCTCCGATCGGGCGGGCTATCTTCGATGCCTATGACGAGGTCTATGGCCTGACAGGCAAGCCGAAGAAGAAGGCGAAGGAGCCGGCGGACAGCTCCGGCGGGCAGGACGCGGAATAATGGCAGAGCGGAAGCGAAGACGCGGATCGTTCGCTCAAGGACAAAGCCCGCGAGGGCGAGCCCAAGTCAACGCTCCGCTGGGAAAAGGATGGTCATCATGCGGCTTATCGGATTGGGAGACAGTGTTACGGCAGGTGTTTTTCTGCGGCCGGAGGATACGTTTCTATACTTATTGGGGCAGGGCTATCGAATGGATATCGTGAACGCAGGCGTTCCCGGCAATACGAGCGCGCAAGGGCTGGG contains the following coding sequences:
- a CDS encoding peptidoglycan D,D-transpeptidase FtsI family protein, which encodes MIHPHDDPEKRELVNRRKFSFRLNIFFFLTFAIFSVLIVRLAILQFVEGPSLKKQEYELSYKAAPIAPLRGTIFDASGQPIAYSTSTQSLYFNIEKNYGDPSSGKLTKAQQENRAEAYGLAKRLAETFQRYGEPEEKTLTANRIYHVLMDLSSRVNYSYTPRIIKTGLTRQEVAYFLEHKPEFPGIDIVEDSVRNYNPMAVQTVGYLKKFKGVRAEPGFYQDLFDNRNKLPQEKLYLDYEDVGFDGIERMYQEELRGLNGVKKFPVNVANRVIGPMEVTKPQRGNDIHLTIHRDIQKATEEAIMRTLEKIRNSTNRSERAPNARTGFAVAMEVETGHVVSIASMPDYNPDVWKNGSISPENYKKYQYYLLNGAIRDVPAPYEDNDERMKHPGSVVYLGSTMKPLTVLIGLQEKLFSPGETYPDYGYAEIGRAGSVRRIWNSGNASFGPIRASRALQVSSNSFMIDMIGKRLYSLPTVNGRNGLTIWDEYMEAFGLGVLTGSGLPLEQPGRKDYLIDAEQNSAQSALAGASFGQMGKYTTLQLAQYAATLANRGERIKPQLVSKITDGNGQVIRTFGREVLNQTKIEDEYWRIVEDGMSKVTAHGFDGFPYPYYRKTGTSQQQGVNGEMLDNAVFIAYAPQDKPKLAVAVVVPEGGFGAYGAAPIGRAIFDAYDEVYGLTGKPKKKAKEPADSSGGQDAE